A single genomic interval of Pyruvatibacter sp. HU-CL02332 harbors:
- the katG gene encoding catalase/peroxidase HPI: MSDAQASGCPFHGGASGAAANTRSNRDWWPNQLNLKILHQNSAKSDPMDPDFNYAEAFKSLDFAALKKDLTALMTDSQDWWPADYGNYGGLFIRMTWHAAGTYRTGDGRGGAGTGMQRFAPLNSWPDNGNLDKARRLLWPIKQKYGNKISWADLLVLAGNVAIESMGGKTFGFGGGRVDVYEPEEDTYWGRETEWLIGSDNPESRYGGGRDLDSTDSAAAELENPLAAVQMGLIYVNPEGPDGKPDPLASARDIRETFARMAMNDYETVALTAGGHTFGKMHGAGDAANVGVEPEGGAIEAQGFGWLSTYKSGKGGDTITSGLEGAWTPNPVQWDNGYFDVLFKYDWELTKSPAGAHVWTPKDLQEEDMAPDAADGSKKVPIFMSTADMAMRMDPAYEKISRHFHENPAEFQDAFARAWFKLLHRDMGPAGRYLGPEVPSEELIWQDPIPEATHPVITVADADHLKSQIAATGLTVSQLVSTAWASASTFRGSDMRGGANGARLRLAPQKDWAVNKPAELATVLAKLEAVQTAFNDAQTDGKQVSLADVIVLAGNVGIEQAAKAAGHEVNVPFNPGRTDASQEQTDVESFAVLEPAADGFRNYARAKFSVSAEELLVDKAQLLTLSAPEMTVLVGGMRVLDTNADGSKHGVFTSTPGALTNDFFVNLLDMATAWKPVDADEEVFEGRDRATDAVKWTGSRVDLVFGSNSQLRALAEVYAQDDAKEKFIVDFVLAWTKVMEADRFDLK, encoded by the coding sequence ATGAGTGACGCACAAGCATCCGGCTGCCCCTTTCACGGCGGCGCCAGCGGCGCGGCAGCCAATACACGGTCCAACCGTGACTGGTGGCCAAACCAGCTCAATCTCAAAATCCTGCACCAGAACTCTGCCAAGTCCGATCCCATGGACCCGGACTTCAACTATGCAGAAGCCTTCAAGTCGCTCGATTTTGCTGCGCTGAAAAAAGACCTGACCGCCTTGATGACCGACAGCCAGGACTGGTGGCCGGCTGACTACGGCAATTACGGCGGCCTGTTCATCCGCATGACCTGGCACGCGGCTGGCACCTACCGCACCGGTGATGGTCGCGGCGGCGCAGGCACCGGCATGCAGCGCTTTGCCCCCCTCAACTCCTGGCCCGATAACGGCAACCTCGACAAGGCCCGCCGCCTGCTGTGGCCGATCAAGCAGAAATACGGCAACAAGATTTCCTGGGCCGACCTTCTGGTGCTCGCGGGAAATGTTGCGATCGAATCCATGGGCGGTAAGACCTTTGGCTTCGGCGGTGGCCGCGTGGATGTCTATGAGCCGGAAGAAGACACCTATTGGGGTCGTGAAACCGAATGGCTGATCGGCAGCGACAATCCTGAAAGCCGCTATGGCGGTGGTCGTGACCTCGACAGCACCGACAGTGCAGCAGCCGAGCTGGAAAACCCGCTCGCCGCCGTGCAGATGGGCCTCATCTATGTGAACCCGGAAGGCCCTGACGGCAAACCGGACCCGCTGGCCTCTGCCCGCGATATCCGCGAAACCTTCGCCCGCATGGCCATGAACGATTACGAAACCGTGGCCCTGACGGCCGGTGGTCACACCTTTGGCAAAATGCATGGCGCTGGCGACGCTGCCAATGTGGGTGTCGAGCCCGAAGGCGGTGCCATTGAGGCGCAGGGCTTTGGCTGGCTCTCCACCTATAAGAGCGGCAAGGGTGGCGACACCATTACGTCCGGCCTTGAAGGTGCGTGGACGCCCAACCCCGTCCAGTGGGACAACGGCTACTTCGATGTGTTGTTCAAGTATGACTGGGAACTGACCAAGAGCCCGGCCGGTGCTCACGTGTGGACGCCCAAGGACCTCCAGGAAGAGGACATGGCCCCGGACGCCGCTGACGGATCGAAGAAGGTTCCCATCTTCATGTCCACTGCGGACATGGCCATGCGCATGGACCCGGCCTACGAAAAGATCTCCCGGCACTTCCATGAAAACCCGGCAGAGTTTCAGGATGCGTTCGCCCGCGCCTGGTTCAAGCTCCTGCACCGCGACATGGGCCCGGCCGGTCGTTATCTCGGTCCGGAAGTCCCGTCAGAAGAACTGATCTGGCAGGACCCGATCCCTGAAGCCACGCACCCGGTCATCACCGTGGCAGATGCGGATCATCTGAAGAGCCAGATCGCAGCAACCGGCCTCACGGTGTCCCAGCTGGTGTCAACGGCCTGGGCGTCGGCCTCGACCTTCCGCGGCTCCGACATGCGTGGTGGTGCCAATGGTGCCCGTCTTCGCCTCGCACCGCAGAAGGACTGGGCGGTCAACAAACCTGCGGAGCTCGCCACAGTGCTGGCTAAGCTGGAAGCCGTGCAGACTGCGTTCAACGACGCCCAGACTGACGGCAAGCAGGTGTCTCTCGCTGACGTCATCGTGCTCGCCGGCAACGTCGGCATCGAGCAGGCTGCCAAGGCAGCCGGTCACGAGGTCAACGTGCCGTTCAATCCCGGTCGCACCGATGCGAGCCAGGAGCAGACAGACGTTGAGTCCTTTGCGGTGCTTGAACCTGCAGCAGACGGTTTCCGCAACTATGCCCGGGCAAAGTTCTCGGTGTCAGCGGAAGAGCTGCTGGTGGACAAGGCGCAGTTGCTGACATTGTCCGCGCCCGAAATGACGGTGCTGGTTGGCGGCATGCGCGTGCTCGACACCAATGCGGATGGCTCCAAACATGGGGTGTTCACAAGCACACCGGGTGCGCTGACGAATGACTTCTTCGTCAACCTCCTCGACATGGCAACCGCGTGGAAGCCGGTCGATGCGGACGAAGAAGTCTTCGAAGGCCGCGACCGTGCCACCGATGCGGTGAAGTGGACGGGCTCTCGTGTTGACCTGGTCTTTGGCTCCAACTCGCAGCTGCGGGCGCTGGCCGAGGTCTATGCCCAGGACGACGCGAAGGAAAAGTTCATCGTCGACTTCGTGCTTGCCTGGACCAAGGTTATGGAAGCGGACCGCTTCGACCTCAAATAG
- a CDS encoding ribonucleoside-diphosphate reductase subunit alpha has product MFQTQAVQFEKRGRVEVDRTRDALLTDFGRETLVDRYLMPGESFQDLFARVASYYGDDDAHAQRIYDYISKLWFMPSTPVLSNGGTERGLPISCFLNEANDSLDGIVGLWNENVWLASKGGGIGSYWGNLRSIGETVGGVGKTSGIIPFIRVMDSLTLAISQGSLRRGSAAVYLDINHPEIEEFIELRRPTGGDPNRKAPNLHHGVVISDAFMRAVENDEEWALVSPKDGAVMRSVGARDLWIRLLMARIETGEPYMLFGDHVNKAVPEHHKLAGLNVKMSNLCSEITLPTGIDHLGEERTAVCCLSSVNAELYDEWSGEELFIEDIMRFLDNVLQDFIDRAPDAMSRARYAAERERSVGLGVMGLHSYFQSKMIPFESVMAKVWNKRIFQHIDEQASAASQKLAKERGPCPDAADYGIMERFSNKTAVAPTASISIICGGTSAGIEPFAANAYTHKTLSGSFSVRNKYLKMLLAEKGMDDADTWSSITINGGSVQHLTFLSQDEKDVFKTAFELDQRWVVEHAGDRSEHIDQSQSVNVFLPADVHKRDLHQIHMLAWKRGVKSLYYCRSLSIQRAEKKEEAPLVAANVEVAQLPLRQLDDLPLAAAAADGQAVAINPAESNDYDECLACQ; this is encoded by the coding sequence ATGTTTCAGACGCAGGCAGTTCAGTTTGAGAAGCGCGGCCGGGTAGAGGTAGATCGCACCCGCGACGCCCTGCTGACCGATTTTGGCCGTGAGACCCTCGTGGACCGGTATTTGATGCCGGGAGAAAGCTTCCAGGACCTGTTTGCGCGCGTCGCGTCTTACTATGGCGACGACGATGCCCACGCCCAGCGCATCTATGACTACATCTCCAAATTGTGGTTCATGCCCTCAACGCCCGTGCTGTCAAATGGCGGCACTGAGCGCGGCCTGCCCATTTCCTGCTTCCTGAACGAAGCAAATGACAGCCTCGACGGCATTGTCGGCCTGTGGAACGAGAATGTATGGCTCGCCTCCAAGGGCGGCGGCATTGGCTCCTACTGGGGCAATCTGCGCTCCATCGGTGAGACAGTGGGCGGTGTTGGCAAGACATCCGGCATCATTCCCTTCATCCGCGTGATGGATTCACTGACACTCGCTATTTCTCAGGGCTCACTGCGTCGTGGGTCTGCTGCTGTCTATCTCGACATCAACCACCCGGAAATCGAAGAGTTCATCGAGCTGCGCCGCCCCACCGGTGGTGACCCCAACCGCAAGGCGCCCAACCTGCACCACGGCGTTGTGATCTCTGACGCGTTCATGCGCGCTGTTGAGAATGACGAAGAGTGGGCACTGGTCAGCCCCAAAGACGGCGCCGTCATGCGCTCTGTCGGTGCGCGTGATCTGTGGATTCGCCTGCTCATGGCCCGCATTGAAACGGGCGAGCCTTACATGCTGTTCGGCGACCACGTGAACAAGGCCGTGCCCGAGCACCACAAGCTCGCCGGCCTCAACGTGAAGATGTCCAACCTGTGCTCTGAGATCACCCTGCCAACCGGCATTGATCACCTGGGCGAAGAGCGCACGGCTGTGTGCTGCCTCTCCTCGGTCAACGCAGAACTCTATGACGAATGGTCGGGCGAAGAGCTCTTCATCGAAGACATCATGCGCTTCCTCGACAATGTCCTGCAGGACTTCATCGACCGCGCACCGGACGCCATGTCCCGCGCCCGCTATGCCGCCGAGCGTGAACGCTCCGTTGGTCTGGGCGTCATGGGTCTGCACTCCTACTTCCAGTCCAAGATGATCCCGTTCGAAAGCGTGATGGCCAAGGTCTGGAACAAGCGGATTTTCCAGCACATTGATGAGCAGGCCTCTGCAGCATCACAGAAGCTGGCCAAAGAGCGCGGGCCGTGCCCGGATGCTGCCGATTACGGCATCATGGAGCGCTTCTCCAACAAGACAGCCGTCGCGCCAACCGCGTCCATCTCCATCATCTGCGGTGGGACCTCGGCAGGCATCGAGCCGTTTGCCGCCAACGCCTATACCCACAAGACTCTGTCCGGCTCCTTCAGTGTACGGAACAAGTACCTGAAAATGCTGCTCGCAGAAAAAGGCATGGATGACGCGGACACCTGGTCTTCCATCACCATCAATGGCGGCTCTGTCCAGCACCTCACCTTCCTGAGCCAGGACGAGAAGGACGTGTTCAAGACCGCCTTCGAACTGGATCAGCGCTGGGTTGTTGAACATGCCGGCGACCGCTCAGAGCACATCGACCAGTCTCAGTCAGTCAACGTGTTCCTGCCCGCAGACGTGCACAAGCGCGACCTGCATCAGATTCACATGCTGGCCTGGAAGCGGGGCGTGAAGTCGCTCTACTACTGTCGCTCCCTGTCGATCCAGCGGGCTGAAAAGAAAGAAGAAGCGCCGCTCGTCGCAGCCAATGTGGAAGTCGCCCAGTTGCCGCTTCGCCAGCTCGACGATCTGCCGCTGGCTGCTGCTGCTGCCGACGGTCAAGCCGTCGCCATCAACCCGGCAGAATCCAACGATTACGACGAGTGCCTCGCCTGCCAGTAG
- a CDS encoding ribonucleotide-diphosphate reductase subunit beta, translated as MTLLDERLTYKPFRYPWAYEAWLTQQRIHWLPEEVPMAEDVKDWHHKLDDKERNLLTQIFRFFVQADVEVNNCYMKNYMGVFKPTEVLMMLSAFSNMETIHVAAYSHLLDTLGMPEVEYEAFLKYAEMKDKYDFMQEWGTETKSDVAKTLAVFGGFTEGVQLFASFAVLMNFPRFNKMKGMGQIVTWSARDESLHCNSILRLFRTWVDEFPDCWDEQTQRDVYKACETIIHHEDAFIDLAFEMGGVEGLDAQGVKDYIRYIADRRLSQIRLQPIYGIEKNPLPWMDEMLNGIEHTNFFENRATEYSKASTRGSWEDAFAD; from the coding sequence ATGACCCTTCTTGACGAACGCCTCACCTACAAGCCCTTCCGTTATCCGTGGGCCTATGAAGCATGGCTCACCCAGCAGCGCATTCACTGGCTGCCCGAAGAAGTGCCCATGGCCGAGGACGTCAAGGACTGGCATCACAAGCTCGACGACAAGGAGCGCAATCTGCTGACACAGATTTTCCGCTTCTTCGTGCAGGCCGATGTGGAAGTAAACAACTGCTACATGAAGAACTACATGGGCGTGTTCAAACCCACCGAAGTTCTGATGATGCTGTCTGCCTTCTCCAACATGGAAACCATCCATGTGGCCGCCTACTCGCATCTGCTTGATACGCTGGGCATGCCGGAAGTCGAATACGAAGCCTTCCTCAAATATGCCGAGATGAAGGACAAGTATGACTTCATGCAGGAGTGGGGCACGGAGACAAAGTCAGACGTTGCCAAGACGCTGGCAGTGTTCGGTGGCTTCACTGAGGGTGTGCAGCTGTTTGCGTCCTTCGCCGTGCTGATGAACTTCCCGCGTTTCAACAAGATGAAGGGCATGGGCCAGATCGTCACCTGGTCGGCCCGCGATGAGAGCCTGCACTGCAACTCCATTCTGCGCCTGTTCCGCACCTGGGTGGATGAGTTCCCCGACTGCTGGGATGAGCAGACACAGCGCGATGTCTACAAGGCGTGTGAAACCATCATCCACCACGAAGACGCCTTCATCGATCTGGCGTTTGAAATGGGCGGCGTCGAAGGCCTCGATGCCCAGGGCGTAAAGGACTACATCCGCTACATCGCCGACCGTCGCCTGAGCCAGATCCGCCTGCAACCGATCTACGGCATTGAGAAGAACCCACTGCCCTGGATGGACGAAATGCTCAACGGCATCGAGCACACCAACTTCTTCGAAAACCGCGCCACGGAATATTCCAAGGCCTCGACCCGCGGCAGCTGGGAAGACGCATTCGCAGACTAA
- the pip gene encoding prolyl aminopeptidase, protein MPDTSSTALRRDNYPEIAPYRTGRLKVSDIHEIYYEECGNPDGKPALVLHGGPGGGSNPTMRRSHDPDAYRIILFDQRGCGKSTPYADLRENTTWDLVADIEMLREELGIDEWQVTGGSWGSALALAYAETHPERVTEMVLRGIFTLRKVELDWFYAGRVGENGTAALYPEAFEKYVVPIPEAERGDMISAYYKRLTSDDAAVRLEAARAWSTWEGSTLSLLPDPDREARFGADDFAEAFARIECHYFINDGFFDADGQLIANAHKLQGIPCVMVQGRYDVVTPVMTAWALKQAWPDAELKIVPDAGHTATEPGIIHEFITATDKFR, encoded by the coding sequence ATGCCCGATACGTCTTCCACAGCCCTGCGCCGGGATAACTATCCAGAGATTGCTCCCTACCGAACCGGCCGCCTCAAGGTCTCCGACATCCACGAGATCTATTATGAGGAATGCGGCAATCCGGACGGCAAGCCGGCGCTGGTGCTGCATGGCGGCCCGGGGGGTGGCTCCAACCCAACCATGCGCCGCAGCCATGATCCCGATGCTTACCGCATCATCCTGTTTGATCAGCGCGGCTGTGGAAAATCGACGCCCTATGCTGATCTGCGTGAGAACACGACCTGGGACCTGGTCGCAGACATCGAAATGCTGCGCGAGGAACTGGGCATTGATGAATGGCAGGTCACCGGCGGCTCATGGGGGTCCGCCCTGGCGCTGGCCTATGCGGAAACCCACCCGGAGCGGGTGACGGAGATGGTGCTGCGCGGCATCTTCACCCTGCGCAAAGTCGAGCTGGACTGGTTTTATGCCGGGCGCGTTGGCGAAAACGGCACGGCGGCGCTCTATCCAGAAGCGTTTGAAAAATATGTGGTGCCGATTCCCGAAGCCGAACGTGGCGACATGATTTCCGCCTATTACAAGCGGCTGACCAGCGACGACGCAGCCGTGCGCCTTGAAGCCGCGCGGGCCTGGAGCACGTGGGAAGGCTCAACCCTCTCCCTGCTGCCCGACCCCGACCGCGAAGCGCGCTTTGGGGCGGATGATTTTGCGGAGGCCTTTGCCCGCATCGAGTGCCATTACTTTATCAATGACGGCTTTTTTGATGCGGACGGCCAGCTGATTGCCAATGCCCACAAGCTGCAGGGCATTCCCTGCGTCATGGTTCAGGGTCGTTACGACGTGGTAACCCCGGTCATGACAGCATGGGCGCTGAAACAGGCATGGCCGGATGCCGAGTTAAAGATCGTGCCCGACGCCGGCCATACAGCAACCGAGCCAGGCATCATTCACGAGTTCATTACGGCCACAGACAAATTCAGGTAG
- a CDS encoding LysR substrate-binding domain-containing protein gives MDMISTKQLLYFDAVARLKHFGRAAEDRAVTQPALSMQIQEMERELGVALVERGRTIRLTDAGEEIAVRAAGILQQIEGLSDFASQRRGILTGRLRLGVIPSIAPYLLPTVLPELQARYPHLELRIRETLTEYLLAQLEDGTLDVALLALPVDAVGLETIALFEDRFLLATAADVPAPKRKRARIDALDDAPLLLLEEGHCLREQALSFCSLRSTDNADSFGASSLSTLVQMVASGMGQTLLPEMSVGLEAARNQVRVMRFENPEPSRLVGLAFRKTSPLKADFEALGQVIGDTQPGPAAI, from the coding sequence ATGGATATGATCTCAACCAAACAGCTTTTGTATTTCGATGCGGTGGCGCGGCTGAAACATTTCGGGCGTGCGGCGGAAGACCGTGCGGTGACACAGCCTGCTCTGTCGATGCAGATACAGGAAATGGAACGCGAACTGGGTGTAGCGCTTGTGGAGCGTGGCCGGACGATACGGCTGACGGATGCGGGTGAGGAGATTGCGGTGCGGGCCGCGGGCATTCTGCAGCAGATTGAAGGCTTGTCTGACTTTGCGTCCCAGCGGCGCGGGATTTTGACCGGGCGGCTGCGGCTGGGGGTCATTCCGTCCATTGCACCTTATCTGCTGCCCACCGTTCTGCCGGAACTACAGGCGCGCTATCCCCATCTGGAACTGCGTATTCGCGAGACCCTGACCGAGTATCTGCTGGCACAGCTTGAAGATGGCACACTTGATGTGGCGTTGCTGGCGTTGCCGGTGGACGCGGTCGGCCTTGAGACGATTGCGCTGTTTGAGGACCGGTTTTTGCTGGCGACAGCGGCGGATGTGCCCGCCCCCAAGCGTAAACGCGCCCGCATTGACGCACTTGATGATGCGCCGCTGCTGTTGCTGGAAGAAGGGCATTGTCTGCGAGAGCAGGCTTTGAGCTTTTGTTCCCTTCGCAGCACGGACAATGCGGACTCCTTTGGGGCCTCCAGTCTGTCCACCCTTGTGCAGATGGTGGCCAGCGGCATGGGGCAGACGCTGCTGCCGGAAATGAGTGTGGGTCTTGAAGCTGCGCGCAATCAAGTGCGCGTCATGCGGTTTGAAAATCCTGAGCCGTCGCGCCTGGTGGGTCTGGCCTTTCGCAAGACGTCACCGCTCAAGGCTGACTTTGAGGCCCTTGGGCAGGTGATTGGGGATACCCAACCTGGCCCGGCAGCCATCTAG
- a CDS encoding TetR/AcrR family transcriptional regulator, with protein sequence MSSEQSDTRHKILQSASDLLENGTPGDVRMSDVAKAAGISRQALYLHFPNRADLLIATVRYLDQLNNVDKVLAPSRAATSGIERLELFIEAWSNYVPKIYGNARALIAMKDTDDAVAATWEDRQQAIRHGCEAAIKALKKDGTLSPNHTVKQATDILWMLVSIQNWEHLTKTCGWSQKRCVDITTQMAKTLLVVEQPT encoded by the coding sequence ATGTCAAGTGAGCAATCAGATACCCGTCACAAAATTCTGCAATCCGCCAGCGATCTGCTGGAAAACGGCACGCCAGGCGACGTCCGCATGTCGGATGTTGCCAAGGCCGCCGGCATCAGCCGGCAGGCGCTTTACCTGCATTTTCCCAACCGCGCAGATCTGCTGATCGCCACAGTGCGCTATCTCGATCAGCTCAATAATGTGGATAAAGTCCTGGCACCCAGCCGGGCCGCTACGTCCGGCATTGAGCGGCTGGAACTCTTTATCGAGGCTTGGAGCAACTACGTCCCCAAGATCTACGGCAATGCCCGCGCTCTCATAGCCATGAAAGACACGGACGATGCCGTCGCCGCCACCTGGGAAGATCGCCAGCAGGCCATTCGCCATGGCTGCGAGGCTGCCATCAAGGCTCTGAAGAAGGACGGAACCCTCTCTCCCAACCACACGGTCAAACAGGCCACAGACATTCTATGGATGCTGGTCTCCATCCAGAATTGGGAGCACCTGACAAAAACCTGCGGCTGGTCGCAAAAGCGCTGTGTGGACATCACAACCCAGATGGCAAAGACCCTCCTGGTGGTCGAGCAGCCGACCTAG
- a CDS encoding MFS transporter: MTNADDHPIETYAETVSPRRRALMLGSIVALNMLALAATDLYLPSVPALPEILGISLESAQMTLVAFAAGFAISQIFMGAFGDIYSRRAVLGTSVALFVPATIACAMAQSADALIAARFVQGAAGAASAALTAPLIRNLFEEARAIHAMSIIGSIDAVIPAFAPILGAWIFITFGWAWNFWLLAIITIPAGIIAFLAMPRERPKQGRDLVGALLGYTALLRHPAYMGYALSHAAALGGFLGLVFSTPALLRLHMDSGPSAFVGTQILWVGVFLVAAQMTGKLVRRWGADRLIVVGNQLQIAGGILLVGYTLLAAQPLWWMHALAAVPTCIGLGLRGGAGFARAIDMMPSHAARASAFILFASMAATALCTAAAAPFLETGVWAGAVSVLVMSVVALLLLRLTRR, encoded by the coding sequence GTGACCAACGCTGATGATCACCCGATAGAGACCTACGCTGAGACTGTGTCGCCGCGCCGGCGGGCGCTGATGCTCGGGTCTATCGTGGCGCTCAACATGCTGGCGCTGGCGGCGACGGACCTCTATTTGCCATCGGTTCCCGCGCTGCCGGAGATTTTGGGGATCAGCCTTGAATCCGCGCAGATGACGCTCGTCGCCTTTGCCGCGGGCTTTGCCATTTCCCAGATTTTCATGGGCGCGTTTGGCGACATCTATTCACGGCGCGCCGTGCTTGGGACATCGGTTGCCTTGTTCGTGCCGGCCACCATTGCCTGCGCCATGGCGCAAAGTGCTGACGCGCTGATTGCTGCCCGCTTCGTGCAGGGGGCCGCGGGGGCTGCCAGTGCCGCACTGACGGCGCCGCTGATCCGCAACCTGTTTGAAGAAGCACGCGCCATCCATGCCATGTCGATCATCGGCTCCATTGACGCGGTGATCCCTGCCTTTGCTCCGATACTGGGCGCGTGGATCTTCATCACGTTTGGCTGGGCGTGGAACTTCTGGCTGCTGGCGATCATCACCATTCCTGCGGGCATCATTGCCTTCCTGGCGATGCCGCGGGAGCGGCCGAAACAGGGCCGTGATCTTGTGGGTGCACTGCTGGGATACACCGCGTTGCTGCGGCACCCGGCCTATATGGGCTATGCGCTGTCTCATGCGGCTGCTCTTGGCGGGTTTCTGGGGCTCGTGTTCAGCACGCCGGCCCTGCTGCGGCTGCATATGGACAGCGGACCGTCTGCTTTTGTCGGCACACAGATATTGTGGGTTGGTGTCTTTCTTGTCGCCGCCCAGATGACCGGCAAGCTGGTGCGGCGTTGGGGGGCTGACCGTCTCATCGTCGTGGGCAATCAGCTACAGATCGCAGGCGGCATTCTGCTGGTGGGATACACGTTGCTGGCAGCCCAGCCCCTATGGTGGATGCATGCGCTGGCGGCGGTGCCCACCTGCATCGGCCTTGGGCTGCGGGGCGGCGCCGGGTTTGCGCGTGCCATCGACATGATGCCCAGCCATGCAGCGCGCGCCAGTGCGTTCATCCTGTTTGCGTCCATGGCCGCCACCGCCCTGTGCACGGCAGCTGCCGCACCATTTCTTGAAACGGGCGTATGGGCGGGCGCCGTCTCCGTGCTGGTGATGAGCGTGGTCGCACTACTACTGCTGCGGCTGACGCGGCGATAG
- a CDS encoding NAD(P)H-dependent oxidoreductase — protein MSNSAKKIFIWVAHPKANTLNSGIADAYAAGAARQGAEIRRMDLSDMAFDLNFEGYDDPYADDTKAEIGSSGALEPDLLQWQANMRWADHVMIVHPYWWGAMPTKAKAVLDRALTPGFAFKYHQRGVKWDKLLEGKTADAIITSDTPPLLDTLLYRSPGRRVIKNQVLDFCGIKSKNILQWGSVKLASDKKISRWIGKAEKLGALAA, from the coding sequence ATGAGCAATTCAGCGAAGAAAATATTCATCTGGGTGGCACACCCCAAAGCCAACACTTTGAACAGCGGCATTGCTGATGCCTATGCCGCAGGCGCTGCACGCCAGGGTGCGGAGATCCGCCGCATGGATCTGAGCGACATGGCGTTTGATCTCAATTTTGAGGGCTACGATGATCCCTATGCGGACGACACCAAGGCTGAGATCGGCTCAAGCGGGGCGCTTGAGCCGGACCTGTTGCAGTGGCAGGCCAATATGCGCTGGGCGGATCATGTGATGATCGTGCATCCCTATTGGTGGGGCGCGATGCCTACCAAGGCCAAGGCGGTGCTGGACCGTGCGCTGACACCGGGTTTTGCGTTCAAATATCACCAGCGCGGCGTCAAATGGGACAAGCTGCTGGAAGGCAAGACGGCAGACGCCATCATCACGTCCGACACACCGCCGCTGCTCGACACCCTGCTCTATCGCAGCCCCGGCCGCCGGGTCATCAAGAACCAGGTGCTGGATTTCTGCGGCATCAAGTCCAAGAACATCCTGCAGTGGGGCTCAGTGAAGCTCGCCAGCGACAAGAAGATCAGCCGCTGGATCGGCAAGGCCGAGAAGCTGGGGGCGTTGGCGGCCTAG
- a CDS encoding NADPH:quinone oxidoreductase family protein codes for MKAAVVEAFGPPEDLTFKDMPDPVPGPHDVVVNVTAAGVGFVDGLLVQGLYQVKPPLPYVPGNEFAGVVSAVGDKVTHLAVGQRVMGTAPGAYADKLVAPAMGCIPTPDGLSDELAAGFAISYATAIYAWRDCGKAQAGETALVLGAAGGVGQAAIAVAKTMGLRVIAAASTDAKREAAIAAGADEAVDYTQDNWRNALKTLTKETGLDLVYDPVGGTLAEAAMRSLSPGGRHLVVGFAAGDIPKVGLNIPLLKRCSIVGADWGGEVRANPAVAMEQFGTLLGWIGDGKLTPAPVITRPMADLPQALRDQLDRKLVGKLVMLNG; via the coding sequence ATGAAAGCTGCAGTCGTTGAGGCGTTTGGCCCACCAGAGGACCTCACATTCAAGGATATGCCTGATCCGGTGCCTGGTCCCCATGACGTGGTGGTGAATGTGACGGCGGCGGGCGTCGGCTTTGTGGACGGGCTGCTGGTTCAAGGGCTTTATCAGGTGAAGCCTCCCCTCCCCTATGTACCGGGCAACGAGTTTGCCGGTGTGGTGAGTGCGGTTGGTGACAAGGTTACACACCTTGCCGTTGGTCAGCGGGTAATGGGCACCGCGCCCGGCGCCTATGCGGACAAACTGGTGGCCCCGGCGATGGGGTGCATCCCCACACCGGATGGATTGAGTGACGAACTGGCTGCAGGGTTTGCCATCTCCTATGCCACGGCGATTTATGCGTGGCGTGATTGCGGCAAGGCGCAGGCGGGAGAGACCGCGCTGGTGCTGGGAGCGGCAGGCGGTGTGGGTCAGGCGGCGATCGCAGTTGCCAAGACCATGGGCCTGCGGGTCATCGCAGCGGCATCCACTGACGCCAAGCGCGAAGCTGCCATTGCGGCAGGTGCGGACGAAGCCGTGGACTATACGCAGGACAATTGGCGTAATGCGCTCAAAACCCTGACCAAGGAGACCGGGCTTGATCTTGTCTATGACCCGGTCGGCGGCACGTTGGCAGAAGCGGCCATGCGGTCTTTGTCGCCGGGCGGGCGGCATCTGGTGGTGGGTTTTGCGGCGGGTGACATTCCCAAGGTCGGGCTGAACATTCCCCTGCTCAAGCGCTGCTCGATCGTCGGCGCTGACTGGGGTGGTGAAGTGCGGGCGAATCCGGCAGTGGCCATGGAACAGTTCGGCACGCTGCTGGGATGGATCGGGGATGGGAAACTGACACCGGCACCGGTGATCACCCGTCCCATGGCAGACCTCCCACAGGCCCTGCGTGACCAGCTTGATCGCAAGCTGGTGGGCAAACTGGTGATGCTGAACGGATAA